A DNA window from Streptomyces bacillaris contains the following coding sequences:
- a CDS encoding YdcF family protein produces the protein MTSITGADRDDARVLWDFHQLDHRVRPVSAAVALGGCDIGVVSAVAELYRARLFPTVVFTGAVTAATSGRFPRGEAVHFREAALALGVPDEAILLEPDATNTGQNITFARRVLVGAGKRVDSVLLVCMPYMQRRAYATCRRQWPEVEVRCASQRVSFDAYAEAQEDEAEFIAMMVGDTQRVMEYPGRGFAVEQDVPERVRDAFERLCGRGYDAWLLRD, from the coding sequence ATGACCTCGATCACCGGCGCCGACCGGGACGACGCCCGCGTGCTCTGGGACTTCCACCAGTTGGACCATCGCGTCCGCCCCGTCTCGGCCGCCGTCGCCCTGGGCGGGTGCGACATCGGAGTCGTCTCCGCCGTGGCCGAGCTCTACCGGGCCCGGCTCTTTCCCACCGTGGTCTTCACCGGCGCTGTCACGGCGGCGACCTCGGGCCGCTTCCCCCGGGGCGAGGCCGTGCACTTCCGTGAGGCGGCTCTCGCCCTCGGTGTGCCGGACGAGGCGATCCTCCTCGAACCCGACGCCACCAACACCGGGCAGAACATCACCTTCGCCCGCCGGGTGCTGGTGGGCGCCGGAAAGCGCGTGGACTCGGTGCTGCTGGTCTGCATGCCCTACATGCAGCGGCGCGCGTACGCCACGTGCCGTCGGCAGTGGCCGGAGGTGGAGGTCCGGTGCGCCTCGCAGCGGGTGTCCTTCGACGCGTACGCCGAGGCGCAGGAGGACGAGGCGGAGTTCATCGCCATGATGGTGGGCGACACGCAGCGCGTCATGGAGTACCCGGGCCGGGGGTTCGCCGTCGAGCAGGACGTACCGGAGCGTGTACGTGACGCCTTCGAGCGGCTGTGCGGACGCGGCTACGACGCCTGGCTTCTGCGCGACTGA
- a CDS encoding acetyl-CoA carboxylase biotin carboxylase subunit, with protein sequence MTTMFDTVLVANRGEIAVRVIRTLRELGVRSVAVFSDADADARHVREADTAVRIGPPPAAESYLNVPALLAAARRTGAQAVHPGYGFLAENAEFAQACTDAGLTFIGPPASAIALMGDKIRAKETVAAYGVPVVPGSSGSGLTDAQLEESAREIGTPVLLKPSAGGGGKGMRLVRDAAVLGEEIAAARREARASFGDDTLLVERWIDRPRHIEIQVLADAHGNVVHLGERECSLQRRHQKIIEEAPSVLLDEATRAAMGEAAVQAARSCGYVGAGTVEFIVPGSDPSSYYFMEMNTRLQVEHPVTELITGLDLVEWQLRVASGEQLPYAQEDITLTGWAIEARVCAEDPSRGFLPSGGTVLALSEPQGGGVRTDSGLSEGVPVGSLYDPMLSKVIAYGPDRATALRKLRAALADTVILGVPTNAGFLRRLLAHPDVVSGNLDTGLVAREAEGLVPDGVPDEVYAAAAAARLDALAPRPDAEGWTDPFSVPSGWRTGGVRAPLLFPLRVAGVEPVTRSAPAAATVTPTRVTVELDGVTHHFHRNGDWLGRDGDTWHVQDHDPVEASLSGAGRAGADTLAAPMPGTVTVVKVAVGDEVEAGQSLLVVEAMKMEHVISAPHAGTVTELDVTAGATVAMDQILAVVAPLTEGEDAS encoded by the coding sequence ATGACGACGATGTTCGACACCGTGCTGGTCGCCAACCGCGGCGAGATCGCCGTCCGGGTGATCCGGACCCTGCGCGAGCTGGGGGTGCGCTCGGTCGCGGTCTTCAGCGACGCGGACGCGGACGCCCGGCACGTACGGGAGGCGGACACGGCGGTCCGGATCGGCCCGCCGCCCGCCGCCGAGAGCTATCTCAACGTGCCGGCGCTCCTGGCGGCGGCCCGCCGCACGGGCGCACAGGCGGTCCATCCCGGGTACGGATTCCTCGCGGAGAACGCCGAGTTCGCGCAGGCGTGCACGGACGCGGGCCTGACCTTCATCGGCCCCCCGGCCTCCGCCATCGCGCTCATGGGCGACAAGATCCGGGCGAAGGAGACGGTCGCGGCGTACGGGGTCCCGGTGGTCCCCGGCTCCTCGGGCAGCGGCCTCACGGACGCCCAACTGGAGGAATCGGCACGGGAGATCGGCACCCCGGTCCTCCTCAAGCCCTCGGCGGGCGGCGGCGGCAAGGGCATGCGCCTGGTCCGGGACGCGGCGGTGCTGGGCGAGGAGATCGCGGCGGCGCGACGGGAGGCCCGCGCCTCCTTCGGCGACGACACGCTGCTCGTCGAGCGGTGGATCGACCGCCCGCGCCACATCGAGATCCAGGTGCTGGCCGACGCCCACGGCAACGTGGTGCACCTGGGCGAGCGCGAGTGCTCGCTCCAGCGCCGCCACCAGAAGATCATCGAGGAGGCGCCGAGCGTCCTGCTGGACGAGGCGACCCGGGCGGCGATGGGCGAGGCAGCAGTCCAGGCGGCGCGGAGCTGCGGCTATGTCGGGGCGGGGACGGTGGAGTTCATCGTCCCGGGCAGCGACCCGTCCTCGTACTACTTCATGGAGATGAACACCCGCCTCCAGGTCGAGCACCCGGTCACCGAGCTGATCACCGGCCTGGACCTGGTGGAGTGGCAGCTGCGGGTGGCGTCGGGCGAGCAACTCCCGTACGCCCAGGAGGACATCACCCTGACCGGCTGGGCGATCGAGGCCCGGGTCTGCGCCGAGGACCCGTCCCGCGGCTTCCTGCCCTCCGGCGGTACGGTGCTGGCGCTGAGCGAGCCGCAGGGCGGCGGGGTGCGGACGGACTCGGGGCTCAGCGAGGGTGTGCCGGTGGGCAGCCTGTACGACCCGATGCTGTCGAAGGTCATCGCGTACGGTCCCGACCGGGCGACGGCCCTCCGCAAGCTGCGGGCGGCCCTGGCGGACACGGTGATCCTGGGCGTCCCGACCAACGCGGGCTTCCTGCGCCGCCTGCTGGCCCACCCGGACGTGGTCTCCGGCAACCTGGACACGGGGCTGGTGGCACGCGAGGCGGAGGGCCTGGTGCCGGACGGCGTCCCGGACGAGGTGTACGCGGCCGCGGCGGCGGCCCGCCTCGACGCGCTGGCGCCCCGGCCGGACGCGGAGGGCTGGACGGACCCGTTCTCGGTGCCGAGCGGGTGGCGGACGGGGGGTGTGCGGGCGCCGCTGCTCTTCCCCTTGCGCGTAGCGGGAGTTGAACCCGTCACTCGGAGCGCTCCGGCTGCCGCGACCGTCACACCCACCCGGGTCACGGTCGAACTCGACGGCGTGACGCACCACTTCCACCGCAACGGCGACTGGCTCGGCCGGGACGGCGACACCTGGCACGTCCAGGACCACGACCCGGTGGAGGCGTCCCTGAGCGGGGCGGGCCGGGCCGGGGCGGACACGCTGGCGGCCCCGATGCCTGGCACGGTCACGGTGGTGAAGGTGGCCGTCGGGGACGAGGTCGAGGCGGGGCAGAGCCTGCTCGTGGTGGAGGCGATGAAGATGGAGCACGTGATCTCGGCCCCGCACGCGGGAACGGTGACGGAGCTGGACGTCACGGCCGGAGCGACGGTGGCGATGGACCAGATCCTGGCAGTCGTGGCCCCGCTGACCGAGGGGGAGGACGCGTCATGA
- a CDS encoding MarR family winged helix-turn-helix transcriptional regulator, whose protein sequence is MSKGSPGPTPGFLVWRLANKWRVAVDRAVAPLGLTHAQYSLVASLHGMQGAGERPSQRQLADHTGLEALYVSKLARALESAGLVDRTRDPRDPRAVRLALTEQGEAVTRQAIEVVQQLVQQLLEPLGGPDAPRARAFTGELTTLLDAPLAPPPPYDESNRRTTP, encoded by the coding sequence ATGAGCAAGGGTTCACCGGGTCCCACGCCCGGATTCCTGGTGTGGCGGCTCGCCAACAAGTGGCGCGTCGCGGTCGACCGTGCGGTGGCCCCGCTGGGGCTCACCCACGCGCAGTACTCGCTGGTCGCCTCGCTGCACGGGATGCAGGGCGCCGGTGAGCGCCCCAGCCAGCGCCAACTGGCCGACCACACGGGCCTGGAGGCGTTGTACGTGTCGAAGCTGGCCCGTGCCCTGGAGTCGGCGGGCCTGGTCGACCGCACCCGCGATCCCCGTGACCCACGCGCTGTGCGGCTCGCGCTCACCGAGCAGGGCGAGGCGGTCACGCGACAGGCCATCGAGGTGGTCCAGCAGCTGGTCCAGCAACTGCTGGAGCCCCTCGGCGGCCCCGACGCCCCACGGGCGCGCGCGTTCACCGGCGAACTGACGACCCTGCTGGACGCGCCTCTCGCGCCGCCCCCGCCGTACGACGAGAGCAACCGGAGGACCACGCCATGA
- a CDS encoding GNAT family N-acetyltransferase yields the protein MNRPETSSDKEPGKDNTTGKIGTFTVRPLDPASDAELVHGWVTHPKAAFWLMGGAQLQDVEREYRDIAAHPHHDAFIGLHDGEPAFLIERYDPTEVELKGLYEAEPGDIGMHFLVAPTDTPVHGFTRAVITAVMDFLFADPSVRRVVVEPDVTNSAVQALNKAVGFEVLREIAKPEKDALLSACTREQFEAATGGTDR from the coding sequence ATGAACCGCCCCGAAACCAGCAGCGACAAAGAGCCCGGAAAAGACAACACCACCGGAAAAATCGGTACGTTCACCGTCAGGCCGCTGGACCCCGCCTCCGACGCCGAGCTGGTGCACGGCTGGGTGACCCACCCCAAAGCCGCCTTCTGGCTGATGGGCGGGGCGCAACTCCAGGACGTGGAGCGGGAGTACAGGGACATCGCCGCCCACCCGCACCACGACGCGTTCATCGGCCTGCACGACGGGGAGCCCGCCTTCCTGATCGAGCGGTACGACCCCACCGAGGTCGAGCTGAAGGGGCTGTACGAGGCGGAGCCCGGCGACATCGGGATGCACTTCCTGGTCGCGCCGACCGACACCCCGGTGCACGGCTTCACCCGGGCCGTGATCACCGCCGTGATGGATTTCCTCTTCGCCGACCCCTCGGTGCGCCGGGTCGTCGTCGAGCCCGATGTCACCAACAGCGCCGTGCAGGCCCTCAACAAGGCCGTCGGCTTCGAGGTGCTGCGGGAGATCGCCAAACCGGAGAAGGACGCACTGCTCAGCGCCTGCACCCGCGAGCAGTTCGAAGCAGCAACCGGAGGAACCGACCGATGA
- a CDS encoding GNAT family N-acetyltransferase, translating to MSHPYPSHRYWPLRALRIRTPRLELRLPDGELLDELAAVAADGVHAPDRMPFLVPWTDGEPDEVGRATYQHVLGTIAGWTAQDWTLSLAVLHEGKVVGRQDVMGREFGVRREVLTGSWLGLPHQGQGIGTEMRAAALHLAFEGLGARYAVSDARTDNAGSLGVSRRLGYRPDGLQIQVIRGEAATLQRLRLDRAGWEKHRTVDVTVEGLDACLSDFGV from the coding sequence ATGAGCCACCCTTACCCAAGCCACCGCTACTGGCCCCTCCGGGCGCTCCGGATCCGTACGCCCCGCCTCGAACTGCGCCTGCCCGACGGGGAGCTGCTCGACGAGCTGGCGGCGGTCGCCGCCGACGGGGTGCACGCCCCGGACCGGATGCCGTTCCTCGTACCGTGGACCGACGGCGAGCCGGACGAGGTCGGCCGGGCCACCTACCAGCATGTGCTGGGCACCATCGCCGGGTGGACGGCCCAGGACTGGACGCTCTCCCTGGCCGTCCTCCACGAGGGCAAGGTCGTGGGGCGGCAGGACGTGATGGGCCGGGAGTTCGGCGTACGGCGTGAAGTGCTGACCGGGTCGTGGCTCGGCCTCCCCCATCAGGGGCAGGGCATCGGCACGGAGATGCGGGCCGCCGCCCTGCACCTGGCCTTCGAGGGGCTCGGCGCCCGGTACGCCGTCTCCGACGCCCGGACGGACAACGCCGGTTCGCTCGGCGTCTCGCGGCGGCTCGGCTACCGGCCCGACGGCCTCCAGATCCAGGTGATCCGTGGGGAGGCCGCCACCCTGCAGCGGCTGCGGCTGGACCGGGCCGGCTGGGAGAAGCACCGCACGGTCGACGTCACTGTGGAGGGGCTCGACGCCTGCCTCTCCGACTTCGGGGTGTAG
- a CDS encoding siderophore-interacting protein has translation MTTTAAVPHVAPFRFFDLTVLRVRRLGPSMLRVTLGGPGTEGFRAGGRDQSLSIFLPHPGQSEAVVPEGEDGAWYPKWRALPEDVRAVMRSYTVRAQRVRADGSTEVDIDFALHGDGGPASRWALMAAAGDRLKVLGPAVEDNTSVRFRPPKDTDWVLIWADETALPAASAALEWLPAGMPARVWLEVPKTEDRQALNTAAKARISWLVRSEGALPAVEAVRAAELPEGTPYVWIAGESSEVRALRRHLVQERGFDRKRVTFVGYWRRGLSEEQLRAETIARAGAAE, from the coding sequence TTGACGACGACTGCCGCCGTTCCCCATGTCGCCCCGTTCCGGTTCTTCGACCTGACCGTCCTGCGGGTCAGGCGGCTCGGCCCCTCCATGCTCCGGGTCACCCTGGGCGGGCCCGGGACCGAGGGGTTCAGGGCCGGAGGGCGGGACCAGAGCCTGTCGATCTTCCTGCCGCACCCGGGCCAGAGCGAGGCCGTGGTGCCGGAGGGCGAGGACGGGGCCTGGTACCCGAAGTGGCGGGCGCTGCCCGAGGACGTACGGGCGGTGATGCGCTCGTACACCGTGCGGGCCCAGCGCGTGAGGGCCGACGGCTCCACCGAGGTGGACATCGACTTCGCGCTCCACGGTGACGGCGGGCCCGCCTCCCGCTGGGCGCTCATGGCGGCGGCGGGCGACCGGCTCAAAGTCCTGGGGCCGGCCGTCGAGGACAACACGTCCGTACGCTTCCGGCCGCCGAAGGACACCGACTGGGTGCTGATCTGGGCCGACGAGACGGCCCTGCCCGCCGCATCCGCCGCCCTGGAGTGGCTGCCCGCCGGAATGCCCGCCCGGGTCTGGCTGGAGGTGCCGAAGACGGAGGACCGGCAGGCCCTCAACACCGCCGCCAAGGCCCGGATCAGCTGGCTCGTCCGGAGCGAGGGTGCCCTGCCCGCCGTGGAGGCCGTGCGCGCCGCCGAACTGCCGGAGGGCACCCCGTACGTCTGGATCGCGGGCGAGTCGTCCGAGGTGCGGGCGCTCCGCCGCCATCTGGTCCAGGAGCGCGGCTTCGACCGCAAGCGGGTCACCTTCGTCGGGTACTGGCGGCGCGGGCTCAGCGAGGAGCAGCTGCGGGCGGAGACCATCGCACGCGCCGGGGCCGCGGAGTAG
- a CDS encoding lysine N(6)-hydroxylase/L-ornithine N(5)-oxygenase family protein, with protein MTALPDPHDFIGIGLGPFNLGLACLTEPIDELNGVFLESKPDFEWHSGMFLEGAHLQTPFMSDLVTMADPTSPYSFLNYLKERGRLYSFYIRENFYPLRTEYNDYCRWAAGKLGSIRFNETVEAVTYDEGEALYTVTTAAGTTLRSRHLVLGTGTPPYVPEACHGLGGDFLHNSRYLEGKAELQKKKSITLVGSGQSAAEIYYDLLSEIDSHGYRLNWVTRSPRFFPLEYTKLTLEMTSPEYIDYFHALPEETRYRLETGQKGLFKGIDGELIDAIFDLLYQKNLPGPVPTRLLTNSALLSARYDEEGGAYSLGLRQEEQGKEYELTTEGLVLATGYRYEAPAFLDPVQHRLRHDSRGRFDVARNYSIDTTGRGIFLQNAGVHTHSITSPDLGMGAYRNAYIIGELLGREYYPVEKSIAFQEFAI; from the coding sequence TTGACCGCGCTTCCTGACCCCCACGACTTCATCGGGATCGGACTCGGCCCGTTCAATCTCGGCCTTGCCTGCCTCACCGAGCCGATCGACGAACTGAACGGTGTCTTCCTGGAGTCAAAGCCGGACTTCGAGTGGCACTCCGGAATGTTCCTCGAAGGGGCCCATCTCCAGACGCCGTTCATGTCGGACCTGGTCACGATGGCCGACCCGACCTCGCCGTACTCGTTCCTCAACTACCTCAAAGAGCGCGGCAGGCTCTACTCGTTCTACATCCGGGAGAACTTCTACCCGCTGCGGACCGAGTACAACGACTACTGCCGCTGGGCCGCGGGCAAACTCGGCAGCATCCGGTTCAACGAGACCGTGGAGGCGGTGACGTACGACGAGGGCGAGGCGCTCTACACCGTGACCACCGCCGCCGGGACGACCCTGCGCTCCCGCCATCTCGTCCTCGGCACCGGCACTCCGCCGTACGTCCCCGAGGCCTGCCACGGTCTCGGCGGGGACTTCCTGCACAACTCCCGCTACCTGGAGGGGAAAGCCGAACTCCAGAAGAAGAAGTCGATCACCCTGGTCGGCAGCGGGCAGAGCGCGGCGGAGATCTACTACGACCTGCTCTCCGAGATCGACTCCCACGGCTACCGGCTCAACTGGGTCACCCGCTCACCCCGGTTCTTCCCGCTGGAGTACACCAAGCTCACGCTGGAGATGACCTCCCCGGAGTACATCGACTACTTCCACGCACTGCCCGAGGAGACCCGCTACCGGCTGGAGACCGGGCAGAAGGGGCTGTTCAAGGGCATCGACGGAGAGCTGATCGACGCGATCTTCGACCTGCTCTACCAGAAGAACCTGCCCGGCCCCGTGCCGACCCGGCTGCTCACCAACTCGGCGCTCCTCAGCGCGCGTTACGACGAGGAGGGCGGCGCGTACAGCCTGGGGCTGCGCCAGGAGGAGCAGGGCAAGGAGTACGAGCTCACCACCGAGGGGCTCGTCCTCGCCACCGGCTACCGCTACGAGGCGCCCGCCTTCCTGGACCCGGTCCAGCACCGGCTGCGCCACGACAGCCGGGGCCGCTTCGACGTGGCCCGCAACTACAGCATCGACACCACCGGGCGCGGGATCTTCCTGCAGAACGCCGGGGTGCACACCCACTCGATCACCTCGCCCGACCTGGGCATGGGTGCCTACCGCAACGCGTACATCATCGGCGAACTGCTCGGCCGTGAGTACTACCCGGTCGAGAAGTCCATCGCCTTCCAGGAGTTCGCGATATGA
- a CDS encoding acyl-CoA dehydrogenase family protein yields the protein MSLDHRLTAEHEELRRTVEEFAHDVVAPKIGDFYERHEFPYEIVREMGRMGLFGLPFPEEYGGMGGDYLALGIALEELARVDSSVAITLEAGVSLGAMPLHLFGTEEQKRQWLPKLCAGEALGAFGLTEPDGGSDAGGTRTTAVLDEATDEWVINGSKCFITNSGTDITELVTVTAVTGRKEDGRPRISAIIVPSGTPGFTVAAPYSKVGWNASDTRELSFTDVRVPATNLLGEEGRGYAQFLRILDEGRIAISALATGLAQGCVDESVKYAAERHAFGKPIGANQAIQFKIADMEMRAHMSRIGWRDAASRLVAGEPFKKEAAIAKLYSSTVAVDNARDATQIHGGYGFMNEYPVARMWRDSKILEIGEGTSEVQRMLIARELGLPA from the coding sequence ATGTCCCTGGACCACCGGCTGACCGCCGAGCACGAGGAACTGCGCCGCACGGTCGAGGAGTTCGCGCACGACGTGGTCGCGCCGAAGATCGGCGACTTCTACGAGCGCCATGAATTCCCGTACGAGATCGTGCGCGAGATGGGGCGGATGGGCCTGTTCGGGCTGCCGTTCCCGGAGGAGTACGGCGGCATGGGCGGCGACTACCTCGCGCTCGGGATCGCCTTGGAGGAGCTGGCCCGGGTCGACTCCTCGGTGGCGATCACCCTGGAGGCCGGGGTCTCGCTGGGCGCGATGCCGCTGCACCTCTTCGGCACGGAGGAGCAGAAGCGCCAGTGGCTGCCGAAGCTGTGCGCGGGTGAGGCGCTGGGCGCGTTCGGCCTCACCGAGCCGGACGGCGGCTCGGACGCGGGCGGCACGCGGACGACGGCGGTGCTGGACGAGGCAACGGACGAGTGGGTGATCAACGGCTCGAAGTGCTTCATCACCAACTCGGGCACGGACATCACGGAGTTGGTCACGGTCACGGCCGTGACGGGCCGCAAGGAGGACGGCCGCCCCCGGATCTCCGCGATCATCGTCCCCTCCGGCACCCCCGGCTTCACGGTCGCGGCCCCCTACTCCAAGGTCGGCTGGAACGCCTCGGACACCCGCGAACTGTCCTTCACCGACGTCCGCGTCCCCGCCACCAACCTCCTGGGCGAGGAGGGCCGGGGCTACGCCCAGTTCCTGCGCATCCTGGACGAGGGCCGCATCGCCATCTCCGCCCTGGCCACGGGCCTGGCGCAGGGCTGCGTCGACGAGTCCGTGAAGTACGCGGCCGAACGCCACGCCTTCGGCAAGCCGATCGGCGCCAACCAGGCCATCCAGTTCAAGATCGCCGACATGGAGATGCGCGCCCACATGTCCCGCATCGGCTGGCGCGACGCGGCCTCCCGCCTGGTGGCGGGCGAACCGTTCAAGAAGGAGGCGGCGATCGCCAAGCTGTACTCCTCCACGGTCGCGGTGGACAACGCCCGGGACGCCACGCAGATCCACGGCGGCTACGGCTTCATGAACGAGTACCCGGTGGCGCGGATGTGGCGCGACTCGAAGATCCTGGAGATCGGCGAGGGCACGTCCGAGGTCCAGCGGATGCTGATCGCCCGGGAGTTGGGGCTGCCGGCCTGA
- a CDS encoding YdcF family protein, whose product MIPLSAWSDARCLWDHHLMHHTPRPCSVIVGLGSHDLGVADAAVGLYLRGLAPVIVFTGSTSPTTRERMPRGEAVHYRERAIELGVPESAVLIEPKARNTGENIRFSRAVLGSAGMEVDSVLLVSKPYEERRAYATARKLWPEVDIVSASGPMTFEEYVDSIGDDRMVIDMLVGALQRLLVYPARGFMIEQPVPNQVVAAYERLVGAGFTGRLIT is encoded by the coding sequence GTGATCCCCCTGTCCGCGTGGTCCGACGCCCGGTGTCTCTGGGACCACCACCTCATGCACCACACCCCCCGCCCCTGCTCGGTCATCGTCGGGCTCGGCAGCCATGACCTGGGCGTGGCCGACGCGGCGGTGGGGCTCTACCTGCGTGGCCTGGCCCCCGTCATCGTGTTCACCGGCTCGACCAGCCCCACCACCCGCGAACGGATGCCGCGCGGCGAGGCCGTGCACTACCGGGAGCGGGCCATCGAGTTGGGCGTGCCGGAGTCCGCCGTGCTGATCGAGCCGAAGGCCCGCAACACCGGGGAGAACATCCGCTTCTCGCGGGCCGTCCTCGGCTCGGCCGGCATGGAGGTGGACTCCGTACTGCTGGTCAGCAAGCCGTACGAGGAGCGGCGCGCCTACGCCACGGCCCGCAAGCTCTGGCCGGAGGTCGACATCGTGAGCGCGTCGGGCCCGATGACGTTCGAGGAGTACGTGGACTCGATCGGGGACGACCGGATGGTGATCGACATGCTCGTGGGGGCCCTGCAGCGGCTGCTCGTCTACCCGGCGCGGGGCTTCATGATCGAGCAGCCCGTGCCGAACCAGGTCGTGGCCGCGTACGAGCGGCTGGTCGGGGCCGGGTTCACCGGCCGACTGATCACGTAG
- a CDS encoding pyridoxal phosphate-dependent decarboxylase family protein, producing MRSHLLNNTTAEHYRRTVTAGVERVAAKLAATERPFSGVGVDELSPVLDAIDLDRPLGDATAALDELGEVYLRDAVYFHHPRYLGHLNCPVVIPAVLGEAVLSAVNSSLDTWDQSAGGTLIERRLIDWTNERIGLGPAADGIFTSGGSQSNLQALLLAREEAKVRPEHYTRLRIFTSECSHFSVQKSAKLLGLGPDAVVTVPVDSNKRMQAVALARALEQCVAEGAVPMAVVATAGTTDFGSIDPLPEIAALCERFATWMHVDAAYGCGLLASPERRGMLEGIEHADSVTVDYHKSFFQPVSSSAVLVRDRATLRHATYHAEYLNPRRMAEERIPNQVDKSLQTTRRFDALKLWMTLRVMGADGIGELFDEVCDLAAEGWKLLAADPRFDVVVQPQLSTLVFRYIPSGITSPDGIDRANLYARKALFASGEAIVAGTKVGARQYLKFTLLNPETTVEDIAAVLDLIAGHAEQYLGDSLDRAS from the coding sequence ATGCGTTCGCACCTGCTCAACAACACGACTGCGGAGCACTACCGGCGTACCGTCACCGCAGGAGTGGAACGGGTCGCGGCCAAACTAGCCGCCACCGAGCGCCCCTTCAGCGGGGTCGGTGTCGACGAACTCTCCCCCGTCCTCGACGCGATCGACCTCGACCGGCCGCTGGGCGACGCCACCGCCGCCCTCGACGAGCTGGGCGAGGTCTACCTCCGCGACGCCGTCTACTTCCACCACCCCCGCTACCTGGGCCACCTCAACTGCCCGGTCGTCATCCCCGCCGTGCTCGGCGAGGCCGTGCTCTCCGCGGTCAACTCCTCCCTGGACACCTGGGACCAGAGCGCGGGCGGCACCCTCATCGAGCGCCGGCTGATCGACTGGACGAACGAGCGCATCGGCCTCGGACCGGCCGCCGACGGGATCTTCACCAGCGGCGGTTCGCAGTCCAACCTCCAGGCCCTGCTGCTGGCCCGGGAGGAGGCGAAGGTCCGGCCCGAGCACTACACCCGGCTGCGGATCTTCACCTCGGAGTGCAGCCACTTCAGCGTGCAGAAGTCCGCCAAACTGCTCGGCCTCGGGCCGGACGCGGTGGTCACCGTCCCCGTCGACAGCAACAAGCGGATGCAGGCCGTCGCCCTCGCCCGCGCCCTGGAGCAGTGCGTCGCCGAGGGTGCCGTGCCCATGGCCGTCGTCGCGACCGCCGGGACCACGGACTTCGGCTCCATCGACCCGCTGCCCGAGATCGCCGCCCTGTGCGAGCGGTTCGCCACCTGGATGCACGTGGACGCGGCGTACGGCTGCGGGCTGCTGGCCTCCCCCGAGCGGCGCGGGATGCTCGAAGGCATCGAGCACGCCGACTCGGTGACCGTGGACTACCACAAGTCCTTCTTCCAGCCGGTGAGTTCCTCGGCCGTGCTGGTCCGCGACCGGGCCACCCTGCGCCACGCCACGTACCACGCGGAGTATCTGAACCCGCGCCGGATGGCCGAGGAGCGGATACCCAACCAGGTCGACAAGTCCCTTCAGACGACCCGCCGGTTCGACGCGCTCAAGCTGTGGATGACGCTGCGCGTCATGGGCGCCGACGGCATCGGTGAGCTGTTCGACGAGGTCTGCGACCTGGCCGCCGAGGGGTGGAAGCTGCTCGCCGCCGACCCGCGCTTCGACGTGGTGGTCCAGCCGCAGCTCTCCACGCTCGTCTTCCGCTACATCCCCTCCGGGATCACGTCCCCGGACGGGATCGACCGCGCCAACCTCTATGCCCGCAAGGCCCTGTTCGCCTCCGGTGAGGCGATCGTCGCGGGCACCAAGGTCGGCGCCCGCCAGTACCTGAAGTTCACCCTCCTCAACCCCGAGACGACCGTGGAGGACATCGCCGCGGTCCTCGACCTGATCGCCGGCCACGCCGAGCAGTACCTGGGAGACTCCCTTGACCGCGCTTCCTGA